The following are encoded in a window of Cryptococcus neoformans var. neoformans B-3501A chromosome 13, whole genome shotgun sequence genomic DNA:
- a CDS encoding hypothetical protein (Match to ESTs gb|CF194325.1|CF194325, gb|CF189157.1|CF189157, gb|CF189156.1|CF189156), translating to MKLNPAIPLLALATFSAATPAAQLPVGLDLGKEPDSSKVNVSLYVMSKCPDARLCENVFGQVLRTESILPKISLSLHYIGTLDPSLPLGVDVKHGPTEAYGNAHQLCLYNHVPLTQFWAAVECMNFPSSFPKDIGTVGFTRQCAETVGVDWWGSGVGKCVEGKKRMGKAKKDKETQAEEKEGYYVGKEGRKLLLENIRETEKTGVTTSCTIEIGSTLVPEGKRTCVVDGGVWKGCDDGHTATDFVRIIDAEWKNLKKGTSSIDEAFIDEHAED from the exons ATGAAGCTCAATCCAGCAATCCCactcctcgccctcgcaACCTTTTCCGCAGCTACGCCCGCTGCTCAGCTGCCCGTCGGACTTGATCTTGGCAAAGAACCTGATAGCAGCAAGGTCAACGTGTCTTTGTATGTTATGTCAAAATGTCCCGATGCT AGACTGTGTGAAAACGTATTCGGCCAAGTTCTGCGCACCGAATCCATACTCCCCAAgatctctctttctctccattACATAGGTACCCTCGACCCCTCTTTGCCCCTGGGAGTTGACGTGAAGCATGGCCCTACCGAAGCTTACGGTAACGCCCATCAACTGTGCTTGTACAACCACGTTCCCTTGACGCAATTCTGGGCGGCAGTCGAGTGCATGAACTTCCCTTCGAGTTTCCCGAAGGATATTGGGACGGTAGGGTTTACGAGGCAGTGTGCGGAGACGGTGGGGGTGGATTGGTGGGGTAGTGGCGTCGGAAAATGTgtggaggggaagaaaaggatggggaaggctaagaaggacaaggaaacTCAggcggaagaaaaggaagggtATTATGTaggcaaagaagggagaaagcTTTTGCTTGAGAATATCCGAGAGACAGAAAAGACGGGCGTGACGACAAGTTGTACGATCGAGATTGGGAGTACTCTCGTTCCGGAAGGGAAGCGGACTTGTGTAGTGGACGGTGGCGTATGGAAGGGGTGCGAT GATGGACATACAGCTACGGACTTCGTCCGAATCATCGACGCGGAATGGAAGAACCTCAAGAAAGGCACCTCTTCCATTGATGAGGCTTTCATAGATGAGCATGCGGAGGACTAG
- a CDS encoding hypothetical protein (Similar to gi|32417848|ref|XP_329402.1| hypothetical protein [Neurospora crassa], FASTA scores: opt: 1066, E(): 1.1e-62, (35.325% identity (64.323% similar) in 569 aa overlap (8-563:12-549)); HMMPfam hit to Amidase, Amidase, score: 302.3, E(): 7.3e-88), producing MVHKTTARVARLKQEERERLVSEMESLLGLQSEHLEDEQYISARPEEIVGNLKSRKEGWTAERVMIAFIRAACAAQRKTNCLTEVLFREALDEAKRLDKEFLETGKAEGDFWGLPSSFKDTFNIKGVDSSIGVSLHCFQPTEDASQEGALVKLFRAAGGIPFCKTNIPQTLLSFECKNPIFDRATNPTAVDRTCGGSSGGEGAIIALKGTPMGWGSDIGGSLRIPAHYCGIYALKPVTGRWPSDGGRASVKGFEGIKAAVGPMARSVDDLIFASRTMLTLAQRSLVSLNGEQLLPIPWREVELPKKLRVGYFTDDHAIKASPACVRAVLESVQVLEKAGHEVIQFDPPDVSEALKIFAGLTSSDGYKTLLGNLGDDPMEASMRLTTLGAKYPRWLHRILTWLIAKFTGDHLYAEVFASSRPKTVTEYWQYVHKRNVYANKFRKLAWEENKFDMIVCPVQAVPALKHDETEWLSPLCIGTVLFNVVDSTVGVLPVTRVDRHLDALRADYLEDSKGSKLLEKRVYIGKPWKEDPTYDAEKMHGLPVGVQVVGKAWEEEKVLEMMKVLVGLIGYEP from the exons ATGGTACATAAAACTACAGCCCGCGTCGCGCGATTGaagcaggaggagagagagagactAGTGAGCGAGATGGAAAGCTTGCTGGGACTACAGAGCGAACATCTGGAGGACGAACAATACATCAGCGCAAG GCCTGAAGAGATTGTGGGCAACCTGAAAAGTCGCAAAGAGGGCTGGACTGCAGAACGAGTGATGATTGCTTTC ATAAGAGCTGCATGTGCTGCTCAAAGGAAAACAAATTGTCTGACGGAAG TCTTGTTTCGTGAAGCACTCGACGAGGCTAAGCGGCTTGACAAGGAGTTTCTCGAGACTGGAAAGGCCGAAGGAGATTTCTGGGGATTGCCATCAAGCTTCAAGG ACACATTCAACATCAAAGGCGTAGATAGCTCCATTGGTGTTTCACT CCATTGCTTCCAACCTACTGAAGATGCCAGCCAAGAGGGAGCT CTTGTCAAACTCTTCCGGGCCGCCGGAGGCATCCCCTTCTGCAAAACCAATATTCCTCAGACTCTCCTTTCATTCGAATGTAAGAATCCAATATTCGACAGAGCGACCAACCCTACAGCTGTGGATAGGACTTGCGGTGGTAGTTCCGGTGGTGAAGGGGCAATTATTGCGTTGAAGGGTACGCCAATGGGCTGGGGATCTGATA TTGGAGGCTCGTTGAGAATCCCAGCTCATTACTGCGGTATTTATGCTCTCAAGCCTGTCACAGGAAGATGGCCTTCCGATGGGGGCAGAGCAAGTGTCAAAGGTTTTGAAGGCATCAAG GCTGCGGTAGGACCAATGGCAAGGAGCGTCGACGATCTAATCTTCGCGAGTCGCACCATGCTCACCCTCGCTCAACGGTCTTTAGTCAGCTTGAACGGGGAGCAGTTGTTGCCGATCCCGTGGAGGGAGGTGGAGTTACCAAAGAAATTGAGAGTGGGGTATTTCACGGACGATCATGCCATCAAG GCTAGTCCGGCGTGTGTAAGGGCGGTGTTGGAGTCCGTCCAGGTGTTGGAAAAGGCAGGACATGAAGTCATCCAATTCGATCCTCCAGATG TATCAGAAGCTCTGAAG ATCTTCGCCGGATTGACTTCTTCAGATGGGTACAAGACTCTCTTGGGCAATCTCGGAGACGATCCTATGGAAGCTTCTATGCGATTG ACGACACTAGGTGCCAAGTATCCCAGATGGCTCCATCGAATTCTCACGTGGTTGATCGCTAAATTTACAGGAGATCATCTCTATGCAGAAGTCTTTG CGAGCTCGAGACCTAAAACCGTGACAGAATACTGGCAGTACGTCCATAAGAGAAATGTCTACGCCAACAAATTCCGAAAGCTG GCTTGGGAGGAAAACAAGTTTGACATGATTGTATGCCCTGTTCAAGCAGTACCCGCTTTGAAGCACGATGAAACTGAATGGCTGTCTCCCCTGTG TATCGGCACCGTGCTCTTCAACGTCGTCGATTCTACTGTCGGTGTCCTCCCTGTCACCCGTGTCGACCGGCACCTTGATGCTCTGCGTGCCGATTACCTCGAAGACAGCAAGGGATCCAAATTGCTAGAAAAGAGAGTGTACATCGGTAAACCATGGAAGGAAGACCCCACTTATGATGCGGAAAAGATGCACGGTTTGCCTGTTGGTGTACAGGTCGTTGGGAAAGcgtgggaagaggagaaggtgctggagatgatgaaggttTTGGTCGGTCTGATTGGGTATGAACCGTAG
- a CDS encoding hypothetical protein (Match to ESTs gb|CF186592.1|CF186592, gb|CF187416.1|CF187416; Similar to gi|46249602|gb|AAH68838.1| Unknown (protein for MGC:81483) [Xenopus laevis], FASTA scores: opt: 1043, E(): 4e-60, (31.471% identity (67.598% similar) in 537 aa overlap (42-570:8-533)); HMMPfam hit to ThiF, ThiF family, score: 39.3, E(): 1.1e-08) translates to MPPSPSDLESRPTKITKMDDSMDVADAVTGTAPVPSYRPDAKARRYDRQLRLWASAGQRSLEQARVLLVGCDAAGSQSLKNLVLPGISQFTILSSKITTAQDVATNFFLHPDSIGSNIAQESVKYLQELNPAVKGEAHMEDPALIIKTNPRFFLSFALIILSNVEPYLENQIAEILWEASSSVDGPDIPLIAIRNSGFISRVQIQLREHTVVDSHPDTTHTLRIDQPFPALEQHARSLDFANMDSMEHSHIPWVVLLVRAASLWKESHGGKLPETNEEKAEFKEKLKAEKIKEDEENYDEAMAQAYRVWIKSELPWEIKCLLDDETVKNISTNSKNLHILLHTLSQYIIPAPHLPPTSPSLPDMHSSTAHYVALQNMYKAQYQADLKQFKSLLNEVLRNIGLPTDTVPDEELEGFVKNVGGVGIIKGTPLSDSKNIRGLLPTELENFDEEIDSATCLSMYLALLASETFFESEKRWPGASSLDNLAADNEKVQQILLDLFPIFSEGLPEILEQSVEEVIRGGFATVPNTAAFVGGIVAQEAIKLVTNQYSPLDNTVVLNLIKSESSKFKF, encoded by the exons ATgcccccttccccttccgaTCTTGAAAGTCGTCCAACCAAGATTAcaaagatggatgattCTATGGATGTCGCGGACGCCGTTACTGGGACTGCTCCTGTGCCTTC ATATCGCCCAGACGCAAAGGCTAGACGTTACGACCGACAACTTCG GCTCTGGGCTTCTGCAGGGCAAAGATCTCTAGAACAGGCCCGAGTACTTTTAGTCGGGTGTGATGCTGCTGGCTCTCAATCCCTAAAGAATCTCGTTCTTCCTG GCATCTCACAATTCACCATTCTATCCTCCAAGATAACTACTGCCCAAGACGTTGCAaccaacttcttcttgcatCCAGACTCGATCGGGTCGAACATCGCCCAGGAGAGCGTGAA GTACCTTCAGGAGCTCAATCCTGCCGTCAAAGGTGAAGCTCATATGGAG GATCCTGCCCTTATCATCAAGACTAATCCGagattcttcctctccttcgcTCTCATTATTTTGTCAAACGTCGAACCGTACCTTGAAAACCAGATTGCAGAGATTCTTTGGGAAG CTTCTTCATCGGTTGACGGTCCTGATATCCCATTAATCGCCATCCGCAACTCTGGTTTCATCAGCCGAGTCCAAATCCAACTTCGAGAGCATACTG TCGTTGACAGTCACCCCGATACTACCCACACTCTTCGGATTGACCAACCTTTTCCTGCACTTGAGCAACATGCTCGCTCTTTGGATTTTGCAAACATGGACTCTATGGAGCATTCCCATATTCCTTGGGTAGTCCTTCTTGTCAGGGCTGCTAGTCTGTGGAAAGAATCG CACGGCGGCAAGCTGCCCGAGACcaatgaggagaaggcagagTTCAAGGAAAAGCTGAAAGCagaaaagatcaaggaggatgaggagaatTACGATGAGGCGATGGCACAAGCGTACAGAGTGTGGATTAAGTCAGAA CTGCCGTGGGAGATTAAATGCCTGCTAGATGACGAGACTGTCAAGAACATCTCCACAAAC TCTAAGAACCTGcacatcctccttcacACGCTCAGCCAATACATCATCCCTGCCCCCCATCTTCCGCCTACCTCCCCGTCTCTTCCTGATATGCACTCCAGCACAGCCCACTATGTCGCTCTCCAAAACATGTACAAAGCTCAATATCAAGCTGATCTCAAGCAATTCAAGTCTCTCTTGAATGAGGTCTTGCGAAATATCGGCCTGCCAACCGACACCGTACCCGATGAGGAATTGGAGGGATTCGTCAAGAATGTAGGTGGAGTAGGCATTATCAAGGGGACTCCTCTCAGCGACAGTAAGAACATTAGGGGTCTCTTGCCAACCGAGCTTG AAAATTTCGACGAGGAAATCGATTCCGCAACTTGCCTCTCCATGTACCTGGCCCTTCTTGCATCCGAAACCTTCTTCGAGTCCGAGAAACGATGGCCCGGTGCCAGTTCTTTAGACAACTTGGCGGCAGACAACGAAAAGGTTCAACAGATACTCCTTGATTTGTTCCCAATTTTCAGTGAGGGTTTGCCTGAAATTCTCGAACAGAGcgttgaagaagt TATTCGAGGTGGTTTTGCCACCGTTCCCAACACTGCCGCTTTTGTTGGCGGTATTGTTGCCCAAGAAGCCATTAAGCTCGTCACCAACCAGTACTCACCTTTGGATAACACTGTGGTGCTCAACTTGATTAAGAGCGAATCATCCAAGTTCAAGTTTTAG
- a CDS encoding hypothetical protein (Match to ESTs gb|CF186592.1|CF186592, gb|CF187416.1|CF187416; Similar to gi|46249602|gb|AAH68838.1| Unknown (protein for MGC:81483) [Xenopus laevis], FASTA scores: opt: 1000, E(): 3.2e-57, (30.813% identity (67.297% similar) in 529 aa overlap (40-560:16-533)); HMMPfam hit to ThiF, ThiF family, score: 39.3, E(): 1.1e-08): MILWMSRTPLLGLLLCLHIAQTQRLDVTTDNFAERSVHSVRLWASAGQRSLEQARVLLVGCDAAGSQSLKNLVLPGISQFTILSSKITTAQDVATNFFLHPDSIGSNIAQESVKYLQELNPAVKGEAHMEDPALIIKTNPRFFLSFALIILSNVEPYLENQIAEILWEASSSVDGPDIPLIAIRNSGFISRVQIQLREHTVVDSHPDTTHTLRIDQPFPALEQHARSLDFANMDSMEHSHIPWVVLLVRAASLWKESHGGKLPETNEEKAEFKEKLKAEKIKEDEENYDEAMAQAYRVWIKSELPWEIKCLLDDETVKNISTNSKNLHILLHTLSQYIIPAPHLPPTSPSLPDMHSSTAHYVALQNMYKAQYQADLKQFKSLLNEVLRNIGLPTDTVPDEELEGFVKNVGGVGIIKGTPLSDSKNIRGLLPTELENFDEEIDSATCLSMYLALLASETFFESEKRWPGASSLDNLAADNEKVQQILLDLFPIFSEGLPEILEQSVEEVIRGGFATVPNTAAFVGGIVAQEAIKLVTNQYSPLDNTVVLNLIKSESSKFKF; the protein is encoded by the exons atgattCTATGGATGTCGCGGACGCCGTTACTGGGACTGCTCCTGTGCCTTC ATATCGCCCAGACGCAAAGGCTAGACGTTACGACCGACAACTTCG CTGAACGTTCTGTGCACTCTGTCAGGCTCTGGGCTTCTGCAGGGCAAAGATCTCTAGAACAGGCCCGAGTACTTTTAGTCGGGTGTGATGCTGCTGGCTCTCAATCCCTAAAGAATCTCGTTCTTCCTG GCATCTCACAATTCACCATTCTATCCTCCAAGATAACTACTGCCCAAGACGTTGCAaccaacttcttcttgcatCCAGACTCGATCGGGTCGAACATCGCCCAGGAGAGCGTGAA GTACCTTCAGGAGCTCAATCCTGCCGTCAAAGGTGAAGCTCATATGGAG GATCCTGCCCTTATCATCAAGACTAATCCGagattcttcctctccttcgcTCTCATTATTTTGTCAAACGTCGAACCGTACCTTGAAAACCAGATTGCAGAGATTCTTTGGGAAG CTTCTTCATCGGTTGACGGTCCTGATATCCCATTAATCGCCATCCGCAACTCTGGTTTCATCAGCCGAGTCCAAATCCAACTTCGAGAGCATACTG TCGTTGACAGTCACCCCGATACTACCCACACTCTTCGGATTGACCAACCTTTTCCTGCACTTGAGCAACATGCTCGCTCTTTGGATTTTGCAAACATGGACTCTATGGAGCATTCCCATATTCCTTGGGTAGTCCTTCTTGTCAGGGCTGCTAGTCTGTGGAAAGAATCG CACGGCGGCAAGCTGCCCGAGACcaatgaggagaaggcagagTTCAAGGAAAAGCTGAAAGCagaaaagatcaaggaggatgaggagaatTACGATGAGGCGATGGCACAAGCGTACAGAGTGTGGATTAAGTCAGAA CTGCCGTGGGAGATTAAATGCCTGCTAGATGACGAGACTGTCAAGAACATCTCCACAAAC TCTAAGAACCTGcacatcctccttcacACGCTCAGCCAATACATCATCCCTGCCCCCCATCTTCCGCCTACCTCCCCGTCTCTTCCTGATATGCACTCCAGCACAGCCCACTATGTCGCTCTCCAAAACATGTACAAAGCTCAATATCAAGCTGATCTCAAGCAATTCAAGTCTCTCTTGAATGAGGTCTTGCGAAATATCGGCCTGCCAACCGACACCGTACCCGATGAGGAATTGGAGGGATTCGTCAAGAATGTAGGTGGAGTAGGCATTATCAAGGGGACTCCTCTCAGCGACAGTAAGAACATTAGGGGTCTCTTGCCAACCGAGCTTG AAAATTTCGACGAGGAAATCGATTCCGCAACTTGCCTCTCCATGTACCTGGCCCTTCTTGCATCCGAAACCTTCTTCGAGTCCGAGAAACGATGGCCCGGTGCCAGTTCTTTAGACAACTTGGCGGCAGACAACGAAAAGGTTCAACAGATACTCCTTGATTTGTTCCCAATTTTCAGTGAGGGTTTGCCTGAAATTCTCGAACAGAGcgttgaagaagt TATTCGAGGTGGTTTTGCCACCGTTCCCAACACTGCCGCTTTTGTTGGCGGTATTGTTGCCCAAGAAGCCATTAAGCTCGTCACCAACCAGTACTCACCTTTGGATAACACTGTGGTGCTCAACTTGATTAAGAGCGAATCATCCAAGTTCAAGTTTTAG
- a CDS encoding hypothetical protein (Match to ESTs gb|CF193747.1|CF193747, gb|CF193197.1|CF193197, gb|CF191291.1|CF191291; Similar to gi|46135907|ref|XP_389645.1| hypothetical protein FG09469.1 [Gibberella zeae PH-1], FASTA scores: opt: 392, E(): 2.8e-17, (32.394% identity (61.033% similar) in 213 aa overlap (1-213:1-208))), whose protein sequence is MSTVTQGVKDFFKSTSKPDSTEVCTETAPEVVQEHVRPQEHTESAEAIDRERHIHHHQHRIQPIEHKQALDAKHVHVTAPAVVREHKEEMLPEHQDTLQKQRTLHSNQQTIGEVEKSHAHIGTHVNQHEHHHIHETVQPVIQRETVQPTVVHHTAAIHEKVHDAPIVHEVTTLPTIGHNEFLKMKEGLKSATHTDKGHQHQYYEGAPRVGSQQTSAANAASTTNAASTKEVPTA, encoded by the exons ATGTCTACTGTTACTCAAGGTGTTAAGGACTTCTTCAAGAGTACCTCCAAGCCAGACTCCACAGAG GTCTGCACTGAGACTGCACCTGAGGTCGTCCAGGAGCACGTCAGGCCCCAAGAGCACACAGAAAGTGCTGAGGCCATCGACCGAGAAAGGCAtatccatcatcaccaG CACCGAATTCAACCCATAGAGCACAAACAGGCTCTCGACGCCAAGCATGTTCACGTTACTGCACCTGCCGTCGTCCGTGAGCacaaggaggagatgcTTCCCGAACATCAGGATACCCTCCAAAAGCAAAGGACATTGCACAGCAATCAACAGACCATCGGCGAAGTCGAGAAGTCTCATGCTCACATCGGAACCCATGTTAACCAGCATGAACACCATCACATCCACGAAACCG TCCAACCCGTCATCCAGAGGGAGACCGTCCAGCCTACCGTTGTCCACCACACGGCTGCAATCCACGAAAAGGTTCATGATGCTCCTATTGTTCACGAGGTCACCACTTTACCTACTATAGGCCACAACGagttcttgaagatgaaagaaggccTCAAGAGCGCCACTCACACCGACAAGGGACACCAACACCAGTACT ACGAGGGTGCTCCTAGAGTTGGCAGCCAACAAACTTCAGCCGCTAATGCCGCTTCCACAACCAATGCCGCTTCCACTAAGGAAGTTCCTACTGCCTAA